One genomic window of Desulfuromonas acetoxidans DSM 684 includes the following:
- a CDS encoding hemolysin family protein translates to MDILILFTLILFNGVFAMAEIALVTARKTRLKRLAEAGDAKAAAALLLRRNPTRFLSTVQIGITAISILSGIVGESALSGYFETLLQRMGFDQQASTVGATAIVVASITYFAIVIGELVPKRLAQTNAEGIARVMARPVAVLAMLSRPFVYLLSVSTDGVLRLLGKEGHTSATLTEEDILAILLEGSQTGVIEKQEHTLARNVFRLDDRLAVSLMTPRSDIVYLDVARPFEQSLDALMSSPHTRFPVCREGMDEVLGVVNASRLLKYHLGKNRDTPPINSL, encoded by the coding sequence TTGGACATTCTTATTCTGTTCACGCTGATTTTATTCAATGGTGTGTTTGCCATGGCGGAAATCGCTCTGGTTACCGCGCGAAAAACGCGCTTGAAACGGTTGGCCGAAGCTGGCGACGCCAAGGCGGCAGCAGCGTTGCTGCTGCGCCGCAACCCCACCCGGTTTCTCTCCACGGTTCAGATCGGAATTACCGCCATCAGCATTCTTAGCGGCATTGTCGGTGAATCGGCTTTGTCCGGCTACTTTGAAACCCTGCTGCAACGTATGGGATTTGACCAACAAGCCAGTACCGTTGGCGCAACGGCGATTGTCGTGGCCAGCATCACCTATTTTGCCATTGTCATCGGCGAACTGGTGCCGAAACGCCTGGCCCAGACCAACGCTGAGGGGATTGCCCGAGTCATGGCGCGACCTGTTGCTGTACTGGCCATGTTGTCGCGTCCTTTCGTCTATCTGCTGTCCGTTTCTACGGACGGCGTTTTACGGTTGCTCGGCAAAGAGGGGCACACCAGCGCCACCCTGACGGAAGAGGATATTCTGGCCATCCTGTTGGAGGGGTCTCAAACCGGTGTCATTGAAAAGCAGGAGCACACCCTGGCACGTAATGTCTTTCGCCTCGATGACCGCCTGGCCGTCTCTCTGATGACCCCCCGCAGCGACATTGTTTATCTGGACGTAGCCCGTCCGTTTGAACAAAGCCTCGACGCCCTCATGTCATCCCCTCACACCCGATTTCCCGTGTGCCGCGAGGGTATGGACGAGGTGTTGGGCGTTGTCAACGCCAGCCGTTTACTCAAATACCATCTTGGGAAAAATAGGGACACTCCCCCTATTAATAGCCTATAG
- a CDS encoding ATP-binding protein, with protein MSSPTVNQIENAFLPAKEISDAERFAGRESAVKDAYYSLIAEGSNIAIVGNRGIGKTSLSRQVANIGRGDSSLLSKIGLRNDGSLDFLTVYMACGNQVRSTDELLERILTSTSCLAEWIYDIPNAKKVMLNYSPKFGANLFGVSVELGASKETETTAAPAISSHSTDVVFTNVVDAIAKEGIAKDGVLIVIDEFDQIPDPKGFASFLKALATNSPNVKFCIVGVARDIQALMKEHESTDRLFAGSIIHLSPMEPEELTAIISNAETHIGNHITFEQSARDKLVSLAQGHPYMVHLIGKFALRGAFHEGKTTISAEDIESTLADIAQRKADPILEGKYRKAVASSFQREIVLKAMAGAIDEQGEIWTTNAYKAALDKGVDNSSQYVGQLVTEEYGAEVEKLRERYYRFKDSLFQSYVLARPSMYKENG; from the coding sequence ATGAGCAGCCCTACCGTTAATCAAATAGAAAATGCATTTCTTCCCGCAAAAGAAATATCAGATGCTGAAAGGTTTGCCGGACGGGAGAGTGCTGTAAAAGATGCTTATTATTCATTAATTGCGGAAGGTTCCAATATTGCCATTGTGGGTAATAGAGGCATTGGGAAAACCTCTTTATCTCGCCAAGTTGCTAATATCGGTCGTGGAGACAGTTCTCTTTTGAGCAAAATAGGGCTCAGAAATGACGGAAGCTTAGATTTTCTAACTGTTTATATGGCATGTGGAAATCAAGTTAGATCAACTGACGAACTGCTTGAACGAATACTTACATCCACTAGTTGCCTTGCTGAGTGGATATATGACATACCAAATGCAAAAAAAGTAATGTTGAACTATTCACCAAAGTTTGGTGCCAATTTATTTGGGGTAAGCGTTGAACTTGGTGCTAGCAAAGAAACTGAAACCACCGCAGCACCAGCAATTTCTAGCCATAGCACAGATGTAGTATTTACAAATGTCGTAGATGCTATAGCAAAAGAAGGCATAGCCAAAGATGGCGTGCTAATTGTTATAGATGAATTTGACCAAATTCCCGACCCTAAAGGCTTCGCTTCTTTCCTCAAAGCATTAGCAACAAATAGCCCTAACGTAAAGTTTTGCATTGTTGGTGTAGCCCGTGACATTCAAGCATTAATGAAAGAGCATGAGTCAACCGACAGGCTTTTCGCAGGCAGCATTATCCATTTGTCACCCATGGAACCTGAAGAGTTAACGGCTATCATTTCAAATGCAGAAACACACATTGGCAACCACATCACTTTTGAACAGTCCGCACGAGACAAGCTCGTTTCCTTAGCACAAGGCCACCCGTATATGGTGCACCTAATTGGCAAATTTGCACTCAGAGGCGCGTTCCATGAAGGCAAGACCACGATATCGGCAGAAGACATTGAAAGCACCCTTGCCGACATCGCGCAAAGAAAAGCTGATCCTATATTGGAAGGTAAATACAGAAAAGCCGTCGCGTCATCTTTCCAACGTGAAATAGTATTGAAAGCAATGGCTGGCGCAATAGACGAACAAGGCGAAATATGGACAACAAATGCATATAAAGCGGCATTAGACAAAGGGGTTGATAACTCAAGCCAATATGTTGGCCAATTGGTTACAGAAGAATACGGTGCCGAGGTGGAGAAATTAAGAGAGAGGTACTATCGTTTCAAAGACTCGCTATTTCAATCATATGTTCTAGCAAGGCCCTCTATGTACAAAGAAAATGGCTAA
- a CDS encoding bacteriohemerythrin — MTFVTWNDDFLLHVDQFDEHHKHLVDLLNETYEKFVNKTVDLSLEKLFDELIDYATYHFSAEEYWMQAKQYPGYEEHKKEHAYFTKRVVEMHRDFVAGNTSLGLEVLTFIKNWVANHILNSDAEYGRFINKR; from the coding sequence ATGACTTTTGTGACCTGGAATGATGATTTTCTTTTGCATGTTGACCAGTTTGATGAACACCACAAACATCTCGTAGATCTGCTGAACGAAACCTATGAAAAATTTGTCAATAAAACCGTCGATCTCTCACTCGAAAAGCTCTTTGATGAATTGATCGACTACGCGACTTACCATTTCTCTGCGGAAGAATACTGGATGCAGGCGAAGCAATACCCTGGCTATGAAGAACACAAGAAAGAACATGCTTATTTTACGAAGCGGGTGGTGGAGATGCACCGCGATTTTGTCGCCGGCAACACTTCTCTGGGGCTGGAAGTACTTACATTCATCAAAAACTGGGTGGCCAATCACATCTTAAACTCCGATGCCGAGTATGGTCGCTTTATCAATAAGAGATGA
- a CDS encoding hemolysin family protein, giving the protein MDILILFTLIVFNGVFAMAEIALVTARKTRLKRLAEAGDAKAAAALLLRRNPTRFLSTVQIGITAISILSGIVGESALSGYFETLLQRMGFDQQASTVGATAIVVASITYFAIVIGELVPKRLAQTNAEGIARVMARPVAVLAMLSRPFVYLLSVSTDGVLRLLGKEGHTSATLTEEDILAILLEGSQTGVIEKQEHTLARNVFRLDDRLAVSLMTPRSDIVYLDVARPFEQSLDALMSSPHTRFPVCREGMDEVLGVVNASRLLKYHLEGNLQKPTKSDLTPAVYVPESLTGMKLLQRFQTSGVQMVFVIDEYGAIVGLITLQDLFEALSGEFSSSDPHDVWAVRHKDGAWMLDGLIPIPELKDRLELKQVPDEEKRHYHTLGGMMMCLIGKVPRSGDVAKWQGWSLQVTALDGNRIDKVRAVRLPRRHDSTSPCH; this is encoded by the coding sequence TTGGACATTCTCATTCTGTTCACGCTGATTGTATTCAATGGCGTGTTTGCCATGGCGGAAATCGCTCTGGTTACCGCGCGAAAAACGCGCTTGAAACGGTTGGCCGAAGCTGGCGACGCCAAGGCGGCAGCAGCGTTGCTGCTGCGCCGCAACCCCACCCGGTTTCTCTCCACGGTTCAGATCGGAATTACCGCCATCAGCATTCTTAGCGGCATTGTCGGTGAATCGGCTTTGTCCGGCTACTTTGAAACCCTGCTGCAACGTATGGGATTTGACCAACAAGCCAGTACCGTTGGCGCAACGGCGATTGTCGTGGCCAGCATCACCTATTTTGCCATTGTCATCGGCGAACTGGTGCCGAAGCGCCTGGCCCAGACCAACGCTGAGGGAATTGCCCGAGTCATGGCGCGACCTGTTGCTGTACTGGCCATGCTGTCGCGTCCTTTCGTCTATCTGCTGTCCGTTTCTACGGACGGCGTTTTACGGTTGCTCGGCAAAGAGGGGCACACCAGCGCCACACTGACGGAAGAGGATATTCTGGCCATCCTGTTGGAGGGGTCTCAAACCGGTGTCATTGAAAAGCAGGAGCACACCCTGGCACGTAATGTCTTTCGCCTCGATGACCGCCTGGCCGTCTCGCTGATGACCCCCCGCAGCGACATTGTTTATCTGGACGTAGCCCGTCCGTTTGAACAAAGCCTCGACGCCCTCATGTCATCCCCTCACACCCGATTTCCCGTGTGCCGCGAGGGTATGGACGAGGTGTTGGGCGTTGTCAACGCCAGCCGTTTACTCAAATACCATCTTGAGGGCAATCTGCAAAAGCCAACCAAAAGCGACCTGACTCCTGCGGTTTACGTGCCGGAATCTCTGACCGGGATGAAGTTGCTGCAACGCTTTCAAACGTCCGGGGTGCAGATGGTTTTTGTTATCGACGAATATGGCGCAATTGTCGGCCTGATTACCCTGCAGGATCTTTTTGAGGCGCTGTCCGGCGAATTTTCATCCTCTGACCCGCATGATGTCTGGGCGGTACGCCACAAGGATGGCGCCTGGATGCTGGATGGGCTGATCCCGATTCCGGAACTCAAGGATCGACTCGAACTCAAACAGGTGCCTGATGAGGAGAAAAGGCACTATCATACTTTGGGCGGCATGATGATGTGCCTGATCGGCAAGGTCCCGCGCAGCGGCGATGTGGCCAAATGGCAGGGCTGGAGCCTGCAAGTCACGGCTCTTGACGGTAACCGCATTGACAAAGTCAGGGCGGTTCGCCTGCCACGGCGCCACGACAGCACATCGCCGTGTCACTAA
- a CDS encoding 4Fe-4S binding protein, translated as MQLAPQLTTVRFWRLTVQWVFFAWILFIGVQFGRFVYHFTSGGHGALVNRPPGVEGFLPIGALASTKFWAMTGTIHPVHPAAVVLFVTFIAMSLLAKKSFCSWLCPVGTLSELTWKLGKNVFGENFHLWRWLDLLLRSLKYLLLLFFAKLILLDMPASALGGFLGSPYWAMSDVKMLHFFTDPSFDTIAVIIVLIGFSLLFKNAWCRYLCPYGALLGLVSMLSLFKIRRRIDTCTSCGKCAKACPSLLPVDSKKTIHSPECTGCLSCVESCPHHSLHMGPPKVADTPKWVFPVVAMGIYVAGVGLGMATGHWHSVLTYADYAQWIPRLSTLGF; from the coding sequence ATGCAGCTTGCGCCCCAACTAACGACCGTGCGCTTCTGGCGCTTAACGGTTCAATGGGTTTTCTTCGCCTGGATTCTGTTTATCGGTGTTCAATTCGGCCGTTTTGTCTATCACTTCACCAGTGGCGGACACGGCGCACTCGTCAACCGCCCTCCCGGCGTTGAAGGCTTCCTGCCCATCGGCGCATTGGCCAGCACCAAGTTCTGGGCCATGACCGGTACAATCCATCCGGTACACCCCGCAGCCGTGGTGCTGTTTGTCACCTTCATTGCCATGAGCCTGCTGGCCAAGAAATCATTCTGCTCCTGGCTGTGCCCAGTCGGCACCCTGTCTGAACTCACCTGGAAGCTCGGCAAAAATGTCTTCGGCGAAAACTTCCATCTGTGGCGTTGGCTCGACCTGCTGCTACGCAGCCTCAAATACCTGTTGCTGCTTTTTTTCGCCAAACTGATCCTGCTCGACATGCCGGCAAGTGCCCTGGGTGGCTTTCTCGGCTCCCCCTACTGGGCCATGAGCGACGTCAAAATGCTGCACTTCTTCACCGACCCCAGCTTTGACACCATTGCCGTCATCATCGTGCTGATCGGCTTTTCCCTGCTGTTTAAAAACGCCTGGTGCCGCTACCTGTGCCCCTACGGTGCCCTGCTCGGTCTGGTCAGCATGCTCAGCCTGTTCAAAATCCGCCGCCGCATCGACACCTGCACCTCCTGTGGCAAATGCGCCAAAGCCTGCCCATCACTGCTACCTGTCGATAGCAAGAAGACCATCCACAGCCCAGAATGTACCGGCTGCCTGAGCTGTGTCGAATCCTGCCCGCACCACTCCCTGCACATGGGACCACCGAAGGTCGCTGATACGCCGAAATGGGTGTTCCCAGTAGTCGCTATGGGGATTTATGTCGCAGGGGTTGGCCTAGGCATGGCGACAGGCCACTGGCACTCGGTGCTGACCTATGCCGATTACGCCCAATGGATACCGAGGTTATCGACCTTGGGGTTTTGA
- a CDS encoding IS110 family transposase, whose protein sequence is MKTITSPAQTNQPVAILAFDVSKKYLNMATGISGQLTDHEFRNSTPEIEKHLNRWTQRAHMAGYSEILVVCEPTGCYHISLLATAHRLGLKTAWVSGEAVFKMRAIETNDSGKTDLKDPHVIHTLASMGKTLICRHYDETYALLRQWHALYEQADIESVRTKCLLASQLKVLFPDYDFQKDFLYTRSGVALIELYGANPQQITKDGKDRFCQQMKQAVSRMRQRTLDKLFSQAQSSVKNQRGSRLVDIQQWRFRQLWDDCQRHQARKEEARQQMENLYQELCQFDPHLPQQQPGVISTFHLARIVAETGPVRDFETLRKFMRYAGLNLREKQSGTYRGKNKLSKKGRRLLRKVLGLIVLPLVKRTGLYGAYYHNKKAHGMSGTKAMTAVMRKFLKLFYGWYKSGGHFDRNRVFACESQYLSAA, encoded by the coding sequence ATGAAGACTATCACATCACCGGCACAAACGAATCAGCCTGTTGCCATTTTGGCTTTTGATGTCAGCAAAAAATATCTGAACATGGCAACCGGAATCAGCGGTCAGCTAACCGATCACGAGTTTCGTAATTCGACGCCGGAGATTGAGAAACATCTCAACAGATGGACACAACGCGCACATATGGCCGGATATTCTGAAATTCTTGTCGTTTGTGAGCCGACAGGCTGTTATCACATCAGCCTACTGGCCACGGCCCATCGCCTTGGCTTGAAGACAGCCTGGGTTTCTGGCGAGGCTGTTTTTAAAATGCGTGCTATCGAGACCAACGATTCAGGAAAAACAGATCTCAAGGACCCTCATGTCATACATACGCTTGCGAGCATGGGGAAGACCCTTATTTGTCGTCATTATGATGAAACGTATGCTCTGTTGCGGCAGTGGCACGCTCTTTACGAGCAGGCCGATATCGAATCTGTGCGCACCAAATGTCTTCTCGCGAGCCAGCTGAAAGTGCTGTTTCCCGATTATGACTTCCAGAAAGATTTTCTTTATACGCGATCAGGAGTAGCTTTAATCGAACTTTATGGAGCCAATCCACAACAGATAACTAAAGACGGCAAGGATCGCTTTTGTCAACAGATGAAACAGGCGGTATCTCGAATGCGCCAAAGGACCTTGGACAAGCTTTTCAGTCAAGCTCAGAGTTCGGTCAAAAACCAGAGAGGTTCGCGTTTAGTCGATATTCAACAGTGGCGGTTCCGGCAACTATGGGACGATTGCCAGCGGCACCAGGCTCGCAAAGAGGAAGCCAGACAACAAATGGAAAACCTTTATCAGGAGCTTTGCCAGTTTGACCCGCATTTGCCTCAACAGCAACCAGGCGTTATTTCCACTTTCCATCTGGCGCGCATTGTTGCTGAAACGGGTCCCGTCAGAGATTTTGAGACTCTACGCAAATTCATGCGCTATGCTGGTCTGAACCTGCGGGAAAAACAGAGCGGAACCTATCGCGGCAAAAACAAACTAAGTAAGAAAGGGCGCAGGTTGCTACGCAAGGTTCTTGGCCTGATCGTTCTTCCTCTGGTGAAAAGAACCGGACTTTACGGAGCTTATTACCACAATAAAAAAGCTCACGGCATGTCTGGCACTAAGGCAATGACAGCAGTGATGAGGAAATTTCTGAAGTTATTCTACGGCTGGTACAAATCCGGTGGTCACTTTGATCGCAACCGTGTCTTTGCTTGTGAAAGCCAATATCTGAGCGCTGCCTGA